From Candidatus Doudnabacteria bacterium, a single genomic window includes:
- a CDS encoding alanine--tRNA ligase, translating to MNSKELRQKYLKFFEEKGHKVIPSASLVPANDPTVLFTTAGMHPLVPFLLGEKHPIGTRLVNYQKCLRTDDIDEVGDDTHNTFFEMLGNWSLGDYWKDDAIKWSYEFLTDKKWLGIEKEKLAVTVFEGDTDAAKDEESINIWKSLGFGDDRIKPLGKKDNWWGPAGATGPCGPDTEMFYWTGEDAPPARFDPSDKRWVEIWNNVFMQYNKTQEGKFEPLKQRNVDTGMGIERTTAALEGKTSAYDTELFAPIIQRIRLLADKQDQRSERIIADHMRASVFLLADGVTPSNKDRGYILRRLIRRGVTFGQKLGIDHDFTAEIAEIIVLEYESVYPELKNSSIEAELKKEEMKFRGTLGRGLKLLEGKSHITGKEAFDLFQTYGFPYELIEEFVTVTNPEEFEKEFEQHQGLSRTSSAGQFKGGLSSHSDKVVRLHTATHLMNAALRKVLGANVWQKGSNITEERTRFDFTHDRKMTDEEKKQVEELVNDWITRDLSVKKEILPLEEARKLGAIGVFGEKYPETVSVYTIFDPETSEVVSREFCGGPHVEHTGVIGKFKIQKEEAVSAGVRRIKAIVI from the coding sequence ATGAATTCCAAAGAACTGCGGCAAAAATATCTGAAATTTTTTGAAGAAAAAGGACATAAAGTCATCCCTTCAGCCTCGCTTGTGCCCGCCAATGATCCGACGGTTTTGTTTACGACCGCCGGCATGCACCCGCTGGTCCCTTTTTTATTGGGTGAAAAACATCCGATCGGCACCCGTTTAGTCAATTACCAGAAATGTTTGCGCACGGATGATATTGATGAGGTCGGCGATGATACCCATAATACTTTTTTTGAAATGCTCGGCAACTGGTCTTTGGGCGACTATTGGAAAGACGATGCGATCAAATGGTCTTATGAGTTTTTGACGGATAAAAAATGGCTGGGCATCGAAAAAGAAAAACTGGCTGTTACGGTCTTTGAAGGTGATACTGACGCTGCCAAAGATGAGGAATCAATAAATATTTGGAAGTCTTTGGGTTTTGGCGATGACCGGATCAAACCCTTGGGGAAAAAAGATAACTGGTGGGGGCCTGCCGGGGCCACAGGGCCGTGCGGTCCTGACACGGAAATGTTTTACTGGACCGGTGAAGATGCGCCGCCGGCAAGATTTGACCCATCCGACAAGCGCTGGGTTGAGATCTGGAATAATGTTTTCATGCAGTACAATAAAACCCAAGAAGGCAAATTTGAGCCTTTAAAACAGCGCAACGTGGACACTGGAATGGGCATAGAAAGGACCACTGCGGCGCTGGAAGGTAAAACGAGCGCTTATGATACCGAATTATTTGCGCCGATCATCCAAAGGATCAGATTGCTTGCCGACAAACAAGATCAGAGATCAGAACGGATCATTGCCGACCACATGCGTGCGTCAGTTTTTTTGCTTGCGGATGGAGTGACCCCGTCCAATAAAGACAGAGGATACATTTTGCGCCGACTCATCCGCAGGGGAGTGACTTTCGGGCAAAAATTGGGGATCGACCATGATTTTACGGCTGAGATCGCAGAGATCATTGTGCTTGAATATGAATCAGTTTATCCGGAACTTAAGAACTCAAGCATAGAAGCCGAGCTGAAGAAAGAAGAGATGAAATTCCGGGGAACTCTGGGCAGAGGCCTTAAACTTTTGGAAGGAAAATCGCATATCACCGGCAAAGAAGCTTTTGATCTGTTCCAAACTTACGGTTTTCCGTATGAATTGATCGAAGAATTCGTCACTGTCACAAACCCTGAGGAATTTGAGAAAGAGTTTGAACAACATCAGGGGCTTTCACGCACTTCGTCTGCCGGGCAATTTAAAGGCGGCCTTTCATCGCATTCCGATAAAGTCGTGCGGCTGCATACGGCCACTCATCTTATGAATGCAGCGCTTCGCAAAGTTCTGGGCGCCAACGTTTGGCAGAAGGGGAGCAATATAACCGAAGAGCGCACGCGGTTTGATTTTACGCATGACAGAAAAATGACCGATGAGGAAAAAAAGCAGGTTGAAGAATTGGTTAACGATTGGATCACGCGCGATCTGTCGGTAAAAAAAGAAATATTGCCGCTTGAGGAAGCAAGGAAACTTGGGGCGATCGGCGTGTTTGGCGAGAAATATCCGGAAACAGTTTCTGTTTACACTATTTTTGACCCCGAAACCTCCGAAGTTGTCTCCAGAGAATTTTGCGGGGGCCCCCACGTGGAGCATACAGGCGTCATCGGCAAATTTAAGATCCAGAAAGAGGAAGCTGTATCCGCGGGCGTAAGGAGAATTAAAGCGATTGTTATATGA
- a CDS encoding glucose-6-phosphate isomerase family protein: MIDLTKISGLPVELADDLRIKFYPPMQDREPTYIRMFSQVQGVLKDPDFKSPTQEMYLGYRQLYLPEHADLVRSDHLEYDLTIIPPMMLGEEYNKTVGHYHAAIPGTKIAHPEMYEILNGHVLILWQKMDEDFKNLISVYAVEAKTGDKIIYPPNYGHILVNIGTDILVTANWLSTDYKPLYEPVADFHGMAYYVIKGNGKLYDFVKNPHYSDHPDLKLINEQQQVYTNFGFVPSEPMYTSGMKNPKLLEFLNHPQKYAVQLSTLTS, encoded by the coding sequence ATGATAGACCTTACAAAAATTTCAGGTTTGCCGGTTGAACTTGCGGATGATCTGAGAATTAAATTTTATCCCCCGATGCAGGATAGAGAGCCGACTTATATCCGGATGTTTTCGCAAGTCCAGGGAGTGTTAAAAGATCCTGATTTTAAATCTCCCACGCAAGAAATGTATTTAGGCTACAGGCAGTTATATTTGCCCGAACATGCGGATTTGGTCAGATCCGATCATTTGGAATATGATCTGACCATCATCCCGCCGATGATGTTGGGTGAAGAATATAATAAAACAGTCGGGCATTATCATGCCGCCATTCCTGGCACGAAAATTGCCCATCCGGAAATGTATGAGATTTTGAACGGCCATGTTTTAATTCTCTGGCAGAAAATGGATGAGGATTTTAAAAATTTGATCTCTGTGTATGCCGTTGAAGCTAAAACCGGGGACAAGATCATTTATCCGCCGAATTACGGGCATATTTTGGTAAACATCGGAACCGACATTTTGGTCACGGCCAATTGGCTTTCCACTGATTACAAACCCTTATATGAACCGGTAGCGGATTTCCACGGCATGGCGTATTACGTGATCAAGGGAAACGGTAAGCTTTACGATTTTGTTAAAAATCCCCACTATTCCGATCATCCGGATCTGAAACTGATCAACGAACAACAACAAGTTTATACAAACTTCGGCTTTGTGCCGAGCGAACCTATGTATACCTCAGGCATGAAAAATCCCAAACTTCTGGAATTCTTGAATCATCCGCAGAAATACGCGGTTCAGTTATCAACCCTGACTTCGTAG